The sequence AGGACGCCAGGGCAGACACGTAGAGCAGTACGATCACACACAGCTCGCCGCAAGCGTAGGACAGCATGGGCCAGAACGTGTGCCCCCCCAGATCTTGTGATCCCGAGCCGTCTTTCGCAGCCATGTCTGGTCAGCTCACATCAAAATTCGCGTACCGATGCCTCAATGCAGCCAAAGAGCATATGAATGGCCGATTGCACGGAGAGGAATGGAATGGAGGGATTCGAAATGTTTGCACCGGTTGCAGCGGAGGAAAATAAAATTCCCTGCAAAAAAAAGGTGCAGCAAGTCAGCAACGTTATTACGTGGCACACGCTGGTCAAGATTCCTGTTATTgattaaaagaaaagaaaatcaaaACTGTCATAAAAATACACTTCCACATTCCATAACGTAGGTCACATCCTCGACGACAAAAAAAAATGCGATAAGTGTGACGGTTTACGATGCATACCACCCTCTCACCGGAGAACCGAATCGGAAATCCTAAAGAAGACTGGGTAGAAATCCGTTAGGAATGGTGGTTTCTTGGCAGCGAAGAGGAGTGGGGGGCGCTCCCCTGTTTCTCTCTCTCCTTCTCCACGCGGGGACgaagagaggagagagaaaaaACGAGGAGCTGAATGCGTCTGCCTCTGCCTTGCAGCGGAACCCCCAAACGCGGCGTTTTCCCTCTCTAATGCCCGCATGCCCAACAGGGCAGGCGAGAGGTTTCAGCGCAGCCTCACGTCCGGGACCAGAGGTTTTCTTCCACATCATGCCACAACAGAAAAATAGAAACACCTACCCTGATTTTCTCGAGGAGGTGACTTTGTGCAGCACCCAGGCCAGGCCCAGTAAACCAGCAAATATTCATCATACTAACAGGTGACACTAGAGCAGCTAACAGACAACAAACAATAGGTATCTCATGGAGCAAAGGTTTACGAATTTGTTTCGGTGAAATGCAACCGTTCAATCATCCCGGCACACATATCGTGCTACCCCTTCGCTGAATCAACCAAAACTTTGCTTCCATAATCCATATACAGAAGCATATGCTCAGGCTCTAGTTTCTAAGGTTCAATCCATGGAATGAATCAAGGCTACAACAAAACAAAGAGTCTAGAAGTAATCCAGATGAAAGGGTTGAAATTGTAAAGCTTGCATAGTCTCAGGGTGGATATCAAAACATCTTCTCAATTTACTCTCTGGTATATTCCTGTGTTGCCGGTATTGGTGCTTGGCTATCTTTGGTGGTATGTGCAGAAACAAAACTGTTGGGGATATTCAGTAAATCATTTGCAGGCGCCGTTCTGGCAAACTGGACACTTCACTTGTCTCAggggaagcaaaaatatcagcttGGGCAGATCTGGGTGCTGGCAAATATGATGGAATGAAGTCGTAACTGTGACCAGGGGAGGCGGCAGCTGCTTCGGCCATAAAGTTCTAGAAAAGGAAACAATGATCAAGATTGTGAATAGCTCATGTTTAGAACCCTGATAACCGTAAGCACAACAAAATTTAAAGCATTACTGCATTAGCTTAAATTACTACATCTGTCCCAAAGATAATGTGATCCAAGGACTAAAATAAAATCTCTCAAGTTTAACTACTCCCTCTGTTCTAAAATATTTGACGCTTTACGTTTAGACACCAAAATTAAGGAATAGGGAAAAGGTGTGATACATAGAAgataaggtgttgtttggttcacgaaatgtaatgTAAATGACAATGGTAATGATTCACACTTGGGTACCAGTGGTAACAAATTTAAATAGGTTGATATTAGTTTCTAGTGTGGTATCTGATTTACGGCTGGTCCTAAACAAATATAATCTAATGTTATCAGTTATCCATcatgttacaaatatgtgaaccaaacggcgCATAAGGGAAGAGGTAGAGAGAAATAGAAATAGAGATGTATTGGGAAAGCAAAAGATGTGTCGGGGAAAGAGAAATGTGCATTCGGAAGTGCGGGACAAATTTTGAATCCTACAAGATCAAGTATTTTGAGACGGAGAGAGTATGTTTAGACTCCCTCCATTTCAACTTGTCAGATATTTTAGTTTTTCTAGGTATAGTGTATCTATATAGTGTATATTTACGTACCAAGAAAAACTAAAATGTCTTATAATTTTAAATGAAGTAAAAATAGTATCAACATTTATATCTTCAAACAGATTTATTATACAAATGTAGTCCATGATTaatctaatgatacttattatgcATCATAAATATTAATTCCTTTTTTATAGATTTTTGGTCAAATGGGATTAATTGACTCGTCGAAAAGTGGGACTTACTTTTTAGGATAGCAGTTTAAAAATGATCTCTATAAGTAGTACTCCATCTATCCCATAAAATAAGGCGTGCATTTTTTTAGAAAAAGTCTACGttttaaaactttgaccaacaatTTAGCAAAAAAAAACATATATTTTTAGTGTATGCATGCTATATACTTGAATTTATATTCAAAAATACTTTAATATGATGCTCAATTTGTATTCGTTGATGTCatattttaaaaaaaaaattAATGGTCAAAGTTCCACTCTAAAGACTTTTTCAATAAATATATGCCTTATTTTTTGGGATAGAGGGAGTACAACAACAGAAAATAAGATGGAATGCAAAAACATGTAACTTTCCTTAACTTGCTTGGAACTAAAAGACTTTGTTGTTGttattgttgttgttgctgcaaaaaaaaaaaaacaagtaAACTTGAACCTTGACCACTGTACACTGGTCACACTAACAAAAGTATTGAGTTGTTTCTTTGGTCAACTCCAATTTAAAATCAGGTTACAATTGAAAGACTCAATTGTAGTGCATTCGAACGTTAACAACTAGAATGCACAAGCACGCTTAGACTAACAATGAGTGTCTGAACAAGACCAGTACCATCCGTTGAACGGAGCCGTATTCTTACCCAAATAAGTATCAATTAATCAAATATACTGAACACACTAGACACTGAACGTAGGCATCCAACCAAAGAAACTACTTTCTTTTAAAAAAAGTACAGAAAACTTTATGTTTTACATGTGTAACCACACAGGAGTCAGCTGGGAAATTTCAGTATTTGCTTATCATATAGACAGGGAATGTCCTATGTAAATGATTAATATTACTATCTCAGCAGAGGTACGATAAATTTCTTAGAATACCTTAATCAGCTGCTCTGCAGTTAGAACATCTGTTGCAGCACTTCCAGTGATCTCAATATACATTGTGCCCTCAGAATTGCTTATCAAAATGCTCGACCTGCTGGTACGACGAATGTATTCAATTCTTTCACCAGTTGGGCCAATGACAGCTTCAGCATAGAATATTGGTACTTGCATCTTTTTCTTAACCTGTCAAATAACCAAATAGACACAAATCATTTTTTATCAAAACAATGAAAACATGTGGTCAAACAAGTAAATAAGAGTCCTTGGAAATCATACAGACCTGAGAAGCAACTACTGTTGATCGACTAGTTGATGATGTTACAGCCAGATGTAGTGGTAGTGATGCTTCTGGTCCACATGCAGATACACGACAGTGTAGAAGATTTTCCACAGTAGTTGGTGGATGAATTCTGAAGCATGGAGATGGAGGTTGTTCGGTAGAATCTGATGGAGATACCCTTGTTGGATGGGCTTCACTTTCACTTCCATGTAAAGATATTCCGAACTGTGGATTTTTACCCAATTTAGCTGATTGACATGTCTGTTTCTGTAGCTGTGCTTGTTGTCCATACACAGATATAAGGGAGCATATTCTTTCATCAGAATCTGTTGAACTAACTGGAGATGCATGCCAACCATTTATAAGGCTGTGGTGTGAACGTGATTTCATTGGAGCTGATAGATATGCTTCCGTAGGTGAAGATGCTTCTGGCCCATATGCACTTATAGCATGATTTGGTGGTGTAACAGATCGATATCTCCTGAAAGGTGTAGGTGCTTCCCATCTGTATTCAAATGTATCAGCATGTCGTAGATTTCCCATAGGATGCCTACCCCTCAAATAGCTAGTGCCAATCCATCGTTCATGTTGGAGATTTTCAGTAGATACAGAGTGATAGCCTGGACTAACTGGATGCACAGGGCCCTCAGGATAGTCAATGTAGTGACATGGAGGCATGTCCATGTGCAAGATTGGCATGGGAACCTGTAAAGCAACAAGTCCTCAAATTTTTTTGAATAACTATCATATACAATATGAGGATACTATGCCCAAATACATACACCGATATATGATAGAGACCGTGTACAACAAGAACTCTATATATGAGACCAAATACAACAAGGACACGTGCATAGGCATCTAACACCACATCGCTCATGAAACTCAATGAGTCAAGGTGGATCAAACACACTCAGTTTGGAAAGATAAAATCTATGCTAAGCACTGGTCTACGACTTCGTGAAGAAATCAACCAAGCTCTGAAGGCGCATAGCAAAGATCAATCACATCATCTTGAACATGTGCATGCGTGTAATACGCATCAACACCTATATGCTTAGTAAGCTCATACCGGATCATGAGGAATACTAATAGCACTGGTACTGTCAGACAAAAGAGTTGGCATAGAAACATATTCACCAAAATATGCAAACAACCACCTTAACTAAGTCACATTTGTTGTCACAAAAGCCATAGCATGCAACTCAACCTCTGTACTCGAATGAAAAACTATTGTCTGTTGGAAATAGTCCCACATTGTGAGTTGTGTGTGGGCAAGCATAttttatatggttgagggtgcaaccccctAATGGACTAGCTTTTTGGGGGTGTTGACCCAACAGACCTAAAACCCGCTGTTGTGCGTTCGGGCACATGTGTTGTGACCCGACGGCCTAGGTGTGTGTGCGGGCACGCTGTGTGTCGGTGGTCCAGTTctaacaattggtatcggagctcagGTTGGCCCAGTGCATTCTTGAATAAATCTTGGCTTACAATGTGTGAGGGGGAAGGgtgttgggaatagtcccacaaTGTGAGTTTTGGTGGACAAGCATGATTTATATGGTTAAgggtgtagtgtgtgtgagaaggtgtggtactGCCAAGGTTATTAACACGATAAAACGCTGAAACGCTCATGGGTGAAATTTTGACTTTTAAAtgtttaaacaaagtttaaatgtagttttaaacaacataggaaaaatatcaatacatcataatttcagacaataacATGAAGTTAAATATTAAGATAGAGAGGTTAGTGGCttaccaaaacttcacccat is a genomic window of Zea mays cultivar B73 chromosome 5, Zm-B73-REFERENCE-NAM-5.0, whole genome shotgun sequence containing:
- the LOC100191666 gene encoding uncharacterized protein LOC100191666 produces the protein MAHMQSSPKGQEVHEVTRKSNDQIVLKQDTVDDEDSGDTTSSAGESKYPGWPGTTVFRMLIPAQKVGAIIGHKGERVRRLCEETRACVRIIGGHLCAAEQAVIIFGREQLDEPLPPAMDALLRVYQQTINNDSLDVGPDNVIVRRILAPSEQAASLIGEHGVMINSIMEASQTDIRVLDDDLPPVALEEDRVIEIWGSPAGVYKALELVASHLRKYLVDRSVIPLFDRYVPMPILHMDMPPCHYIDYPEGPVHPVSPGYHSVSTENLQHERWIGTSYLRGRHPMGNLRHADTFEYRWEAPTPFRRYRSVTPPNHAISAYGPEASSPTEAYLSAPMKSRSHHSLINGWHASPVSSTDSDERICSLISVYGQQAQLQKQTCQSAKLGKNPQFGISLHGSESEAHPTRVSPSDSTEQPPSPCFRIHPPTTVENLLHCRVSACGPEASLPLHLAVTSSTSRSTVVASQVKKKMQVPIFYAEAVIGPTGERIEYIRRTSRSSILISNSEGTMYIEITGSAATDVLTAEQLIKNFMAEAAAASPGHSYDFIPSYLPAPRSAQADIFASPETSEVSSLPERRLQMIY